Genomic window (Papilio machaon chromosome 12, ilPapMach1.1, whole genome shotgun sequence):
AAGTGAAAACCCATGGTTATCCgacaaatcaaaatataaatccatTAGCAATAAAAATGCTAATGCAATGAACtgctgtataaaaaaaaatacccaaATTCAGCTAaggacttttaaaaattataggaTAGTAAAAAAGTTTGAAGAAAAGAAGGTAGGGCTCGTAAATCAAATGAACGAAGTAATCGCAAAGTTTATGACCAAGCAAGCGACACTGGAAGAATTGGAGCCTAACATTGTGGACCTCGGGGAGGCCTTCAATGACTCCTTGTACGAAATGTGGAAGAATCTGATGACTATAGAAATGCAGCTGTATGAACAATGTGaggtacataaaattattatattaaatacacaTATTAACTGCCCTAAAGGGAGTCCCTTAGTACCGATGTACCTTACACTAAAACCTAAAGTAaccattaaaatttttcgaCTATGGCAGTAATTTAGATATTGTCTACATACGCTTATAAAACATTGCTCAAGTTGTGTTAAAAGTTTGgtagaatatttataaatcttgaATACAATTGCTAGTACAGATTATCTAAAAAATGAGAAAGCTTGCTTCAGTATGCTTTgacaataatttgattttttagaTGTCAGtcacattaaataattcaattcaatCAACAGAGATTCACCTTGAGAGTGTCTTGCCCTAAGCCTTGCGTTTCCCTTCTATGTCTTTAGTCTTTCTTTATGTATTCAGGAATCGCGCACGCAATTCGCAGTGAACCTGACAGAGATGATAACTAAACTTCTGGAGGTATCTCGCGGAGCGTTCGGGTCGTGGCGCGAAAGCGAGCTGGTGTGGTCGACGCGACAGAGCGACCACCTCTCTAAGCTTGTCGGTAATAAAGTGTTGTTAGGTGATGCAACGCCGGAACTGTTTGAGGTAACTTCTTTCGGTCGACTATTGGTAGTCAGATCCGTTGATAGCCATTGCATGAATGGGTTCGGTTCTCCCGTGTAAGTCTAACAGAGAATTTCACGGAGGACATAGAAAATCATATGGTTGTTTTGCTACGTGTATGATAACTGATATCTCAATAAAGCGATGAAACATAATCCTGATTGCAtagttttcattaattaattcattgtcATAGTTAGTTTCTACGCATACGCATTCAATATAATTGTCAGGTGATGATGGATCGAGAAACGATGATGAACCTTGTGGCTCAATCGTCTGACAATCATCTGCGATTTATTGATGCTCGTGAGGACCTGTTGATGACGCGGGCCAATAACTGGCGTGATCACCTTGTAACCGGTACTAATGAGTAAGTAAACAACAGATAAGGTTATATTAGAAAGTGGAAGGAGGAGTAatggaatatttaatatgtgtttttggattttttaagCTGGCATTATACGTTTTCTTCCTCAGGTATCAACTAGGGTTAGGGGGACTGTTTATTGCTAGTTATAGTTACGATAGCCTCATAATAATGATACAAAAATGaacttaatttatgtttttacagcaatgaaataaaaaggaatagAGATAGAATACTGGAGATTAATTACTTCATCGACAATCAGAGAGAGGCGTGGACCGACATGCAGATGAGTATGACAGAGGCTGTGGACCCCGAGGCGGCGGCTCTACTCGGAGAtgattactaataataaattaaatatacaagttAGTTATTCTTCTTACTTTTTATACAGTACTTCTGaagaaaaactacaaaaaaataataatctaaaggaaacaatatgataaatttactcatttactttttttttcttatttttaagtttttcaacATAATCGCTCAAATTATCTTGCACTGATGGGTCCATGACTATATCGACGAACATTCTAATGTCCTCTTCACGTTGTTCTCGTAGTATTTTTATAGGAGTTTGTCGCATTCTTTGTTTAGTTAAAGCTCTCGCCCGTAGaggaattttatcaaattttctGATGTATTGTTTACATCTTTTTATAGCATCTTCCTTGTTTGATGCTATTTCGTCTATAAGACCGATCTGTGAAACAGATTTTAGTTTCTTTCATTAATACTGTAGCttcgacttttttttttgttgagaAAGTGGTAACCTTAAGACGTGGATGCTTGGATAAGAGATGGATTGTATGGAGAGTAAGAGTGATGACTGAAATGATggataataattgttttttttaatcccacaTAATGTAGGAACATTGATGGTGAGACTGAAGTCTTGCATTCCCACCTTCGTAGTTCTTCGTAGTTCCTTGCGttaaaatacgagtatatcGTTGTCCTAGTTATTTCAAAACGAATTAGAGGGACGACGATATGCTCTCATAAAAGTGGTTCCACAATCAAACTTACCTGTAGAGCTTCATCCACGTTGAACAACTTGGCAGTTGTCAACGCTGTTTCAGCTTGTTTCATTGGTATGACTTGGTACATCACTGCTTGAATCCATGGCGTGGTTATGATACCTAGAGCTGCCTCGTTCAAACCTATCTTGTAATTACCGTTCACTATGGCACGGTACTCGCACGCTAGAGAGAGAAGACAACCAGCTGCGGGTGCATGGCCCTGCAATTTAaggaattacaaaaaagtgTACAACATTTGGCGTATATCCAGGATTAGGGATGAAAGGTTTGTCATATACATTAATACTAAGAGGTTCGAGGCAACCCTGAAAGGGGTAATAGTCGGTAGGACAACCACACTGGCTCATTGCGGTTTGATtcacatctttgaattttttgcaCAGATATGTGGACGGTTCAATTGTGGTGTTTTCCAACCGTAAAAAAAGCAgtgctaattaaataaattatgtctaaatattataaaaagagtAACTTACATTAACAGCTGCTGCAGTAGCGAAGTCTAAGCTGAgaacttttgtaaataaatcttgAACATTGCTCCAGAAGTTTTCTAGTCTCTGTAAATCTGGTTTATTAAATTCGTTTATATCTAGCCCTGCGGAAAATATATTAGGTATTGCCTGAAAGAATAcacacatcttactaatattataaataagaatgtttaaaaaagaatgaTAGAtacggatgtttgttagaaggtatctccagaacggctgcttGAATAAGATGTAgtacatagtctggtagaacacattaactactaattttgttttttttctttttacttttgcgcgggcggagtcgcgggcgatagctagtaaagCATATGACAATAACATGTATTTATGTGTTTACATTGTAAACACAACATGTTGAGCGCAAAGTTCGCAACTGACTTAGTCAGAAattcaaatgcaaaaattgtattaattcaGTTTTACATTATGAAAAGTACAAAGCACAATAAGTTCctaataataagattttaatttaagttgtaattatgtattatattatataatgaaTTTCGAAGTATACTATTTTATAGTTGGTAAACTTAAATTTGTCATAACTTACGGATGTAAAAACAACGCCTTTGACTTTCTGTTTCGAGATTTCATTCAGCGAATTGGTAATTTCATGTAAATATTCCAAATTGAATGTGTTGGCCGGTGGACGTTGCATGGTTAAAGTGGCTATACCTTCATCGTCCACTGTTAAGTCTACCAATGGTGTTTGTGTGGTATAGGACCTCGTAAGAGGCGACCATAACTTTctatactttaaaaatcttCGTATTAAACACATCCTAGaattaatgtaaacattttaaaagtaagatataaaattaatgaactaATTCGAAAATCGCATTACAATTTGAACCATCTTAAAAAATAGGAGAACTTTCTACCTCGATTTAAAGTGTAAGACAGCGGTACGAAGTCTGGGTTGGGACTGCTtgcacatatttttattatagaaatattaatcttatacttatcataattttatcaGACTAATTGTATTGTTATATCAGTTTTATGAAggagataatatatttttgaaccaGTGTTGTTGCAGTGAAATGCCACGGTTATTCTACCCTGCAGGGGTGGACCCCTGGAGCAGAGTCACACTGTATCTCGCACAGGAGTGAGGGACACACAGtcgaatattttgttaaaataaaacaaacatacattcgtacttacttttttgttgttaagTCACTAAAAATGATCTTCACATTTAGATGTTATTAACTAcgatatcatttattttatctatcaatttaatggaaaatcATTACGAAAatcacattattataaattttatattacaatctTTGAATATAATGAATACGAGTTCCGACAAGTTGccgaaaaaactaaattatcgTTGATAATATAAACGACCTTGAAGTGTGGCATTGGCGCCTCctctttgtatttaatttggtCAACGATgaaatgagaatgttttttGCTAATTGCTCAATAGATGGCAGTTTAATCACTAGACCATTAAATCGAATTACATCTTTTAGGGCATCTTTGTTTAAGATGTAACTTCATTCGTGGGAGGGGTCGCAATGAGCCTACgctttaattaacaatacacattgttatgtgtaattttattgcttttctggtaatatttttcaatctatatatataaaagaaagtcgtgttagttacactatttctaactcaagatcggtcgaactgatttagctgaaaattgatggggaggtagcttagaactaggagacggacataggaactttttttttcttatgtgcatttctttttattccgcgcggactgagtcgcgggcgacagctagtaaataatattttgcataGATGTTATTTCGGAGATAAAGCGATGTGGCGATTGGGTATAGCACCTAGAGAtacaagaaaagaaaaaaaactaatataaaagttatttatttagatcatacaacattaaaaatcttttaaaaactatacctataattgaaaaagtttatataaacatcTACCTATAACCtaaaaacacatatttataaaaaacttagatataatttattctatttggCAGCTTTCTGCTTCAATGCTTGTATGTACATTTCTAAACCTTGTTGGATTACAGGGTTTTTCAGAAAACCTAGGAACTCTTCAAGATCTTGTTGTCTATTCTTCTGTAATCTTGCCAAAGGTGCTTGTCGTATCTTCTGTTTGGTGACAGCTCGTGCTAGAGGAGGGATTTTGTcgaatttctttataaattgtttacatttctcGATGGCATCTGCTTTGTCTGTTGCCGCTTCATCTATTAGACCAACctgtatacaaattaaaataataacaatgacAAAAGCTATTTTCCTTTCCCATTGTAAACTGGGAAACGTGGCTCTAATCtagcattaaaatatttaaggaaATTAAATCGATTATAATATCGGAAGGTatgagaaataattttaggaaGTAGTTAACGTAAGTAGTAGTAAACGTTGAAAGATAGCTAATGTGTAAATACATTGAAATTCCAAATATTTGCAgggaattttttttgtcacaggaaactatttttatgcctataatatttattcatataatattatgcaACAACAGACAAGTCTAACCTTAAGCGCTTCTTCCACTGAGAACATTTTAGCAGTAGTTAATGCATATTCCGCTTGTCTTATTGGTATTGTATGACACATTGTATCCATAAACCAAGTGGGAGCAACAATACCTAGGGCTGTCTCATTCAGGCCTATAGCATACTTACCACTCACCATAGCCCTGTATTCACATGACATTGATAACAGACAACCCCCAGCAGGTGCATGGccctataataaataaataaacatctatatatatataagaaagtcgtgttagttacactatttataactcaagaacggcgaatcgatttgattgaaaattggtgggcaggtagctttgaaccaggaaaaggacataggataatttttaccccgttttctattttttattccgcgccgacagagtcgcgggtaaaagctagttattaataaataataaaacatataataaataaataagctagAGACCTAGGGCCAAAAACAGGTCTGGCATTAGGGTTAGGGCGTACTTGGGTGAGCGCTCAGGGCAACAGTAAGGAGTGCCACATGTCTGCGAATTACCCAGTCTCACATAACCTTGTCAAACCCCCACAAAATCATGGTAAAAAAGAGAGTGTCGTAGTAATTTCGCACAGAGCGCTTGTAGAGATAAAACTGTTACCTGTCAAAAGTTTTAACTCAATATATCCCAATATCAAAGTAGCATTTACCTGACTTTtaagtgattttttattagaacagCCAGATACTATTAGAGCAAATTGTTAACTATGTACAATTTAAGGCAAATGCTAACTGCTACATCAGTTTAGACCGTTTAAAGATGTCTGTgacctttataaatattaatgaaatagtGTTTTTTATAGTACTTAATTCAATCTTCCTGTACTCAGTTTTTACTCCAGTAATTATGAGAAATTATTTGCACAtgggaatataaaaaacatgcatattttatattaaattgaatagtttttaaattataatttacagcAAGAAACTATTCttgtagatatttaaatatgcttTGAACTAAAGTTAGTTTTCTAGCAATGTTGTAACTCTAGTTTTaaagtatgaaaaaatatatatttttactcacATTAATAGCAGCAGCAGTTATAAAATTGGagccaaataattttaaccagACATCTTGTAGTGTTGTCCAAAATTGCTCTGCCCTTTTTAAATCAGGTTTATACATTTCCATTATGTCCAAACCAGCCGAAAATACTGTTGGTGAGgactgaaaattataatatcaactaaaataatgtgaattgtaattaatactatcaatatttttatcacagacagtaaattgaaaataaaattgattgcTAGACAAACAGATAGttgaatttctaaatattatactaaCTGGCTttattgaagatttttttttaaacatttcacaACTTCACAAGTTAGTCCTCAGATTAATTATTCAGTAAGTTTTTGtgtaaacatacaaaaatgtagTGTTCAATACTTACAGAAGTAAGGATCATTgccttagttttattttttgctactTCATCCAGTGATTTACTCATTTCTTGTAGAAGTTCTAGGTTTAAACTATTTACAGGCGGCCTGTTCATAGTTAACACAGCTATACCATCTTTATCCACGGACAAATCAACTAAAGGTCCACTCTGTGATGCCATGGTCCTAATGTTAGGGACCAAAACCTTCCCAGTGTTTACTAAATGTCTTGCAAAAAGCATCCTGCagagaaaaattaataaaattttaatgatagtatatagttttttttttaatttataaatgatactatgtatttttattatttgacttTGTAatcttattgatataaaaactttcataCTTTGTATAAgcagatatatatttaattaatcaataaaaaacattaattaaaaaaaaataaaaaatcctaCTTTTAGTAGGTACGCGGAAGAATATTTACTATTTggcattgaatttttaatttgaattaataatttactaattaaacctaaaattaaaacgttcACTGTGGGgttaaaatatagtattaataataagttaaagttCTAATACCTGAAAGTGAAAACTTTCGTTTGACCTTTGTACCTTGATagtaaatataagtttttattgtcGATGCAATAGCAACAGGAAATGTCAATAGATAGAGATACGAAGTGTTATTTCGTATCGGGATAGCGACTTTTAGCATTAAAATAGTGAAGCGAGTTACGATTAGTATTTTATAGCTGTTTTTCTCATGATTAAAGTATATCGCATTACCAATAGCTTATTGGCATTGATAGCTGTTGTAATTCGCAATCTAATCAGTtagataaaagtttaaaaaattacgaggtatttaaatctgatattaCCTACCAATTACCCATTGAATTGACTGGTCACACTGACTtgactatttaattttgacattaaatgAACGTCATTGTCaactttgttacaaatatttcgaaaaatataaggttgaaaacaaatatgtttagcacaagtgtataattaatttaagtttgtttaacgaaatattttcttttataatgtcGCTAGAACAAACTGCTTGCGATGGTAAGTTGGATTCGtgattgtaattttgtattgttatcTATCATTTCGTATAAGACTTAGAGTTTCACACTAACACACGAATATTAGCTTTTCTATCTGAAATAACTAAAACttgtattacatttatttttatcaatattactaACACCTACATTCACATAAATGATTGATGTGTTAGATGCTCTTACAGACTTGAAGGCGTTTGAACGTCGACTAACAGAAGTTATAGCATGTCTTCAACCTGCCACTATGAGATGGAGAAGTAAGTaacaacatatatatttaattgcctatattattacaaattgcgATTGAGGACTACCATTTTCACTTCTATAGTAGGATTTTGAAGCTCACAAATGATCAGACAGCGagaaaatgtcaaataaattattaatatagaaaaaaatataccaaacTGAGATTGTACTTCAAGATATTCACTTATAAACTTCAGTGTACCATgctaattcaaaaataactaaacataTTCAACAAATAATGCCTTATATAActtcatgatttttttcttgaacataattacaattgtttttatcttCATCTTTGTAAGTTATGTTTCcacagatttttattatcacaaaaaattgttctctgtaattttatttaaatatctagaCGCTATCTTTTAGTTTGAATTTTCTGGAATGGAAGTCTactatgcaaataaaattgtctaaattattaattgcatatcttaatcaataaatttacttttactatttttatttaccaatattagaaatgcaaatggtaagatggatggatgtaagaaggtatctctaaaacaactaattaaatctcaatttttttcaagttttattaatgCCATGTGGACAAAGACTCGCGAAAATATtagtcataaatatataaatacatagcAATTTACTTGTTTTCACTTGAGTAGatagaaacattaaaagaaCTTGACTTATTGGTTAGCTTTCTATTTGTGACTATCTTTTCTATTTGTCCAtcactttttgtatttatctgTTCAGAAATATTCTGTAaccacatttaatttttacaatattcctGTGAggttaaagaaattatatatagTTATATGTCAATTCCTTAATCTTATTTCAGTTTTGTTAGCGGTTGTGTCTATCTGCACGGCAATAGCCGCATGGCACTGGCTGACAGATCCTCTAACACCAGTGGTGTCTCTGACACAGTCGCTGTGGAACCATCCTTTCTTTGCGTTCACATCTACTTTCTTAGGTGactatctttttattaattatttttaaaaatcaccaTTTTAGTATTAGTAAGTCTATAAACATCAAAGCATGTGTAGACTTCATTTTTGTCATGTTTTCAATCAATTAACAATATCGATTATCAAATTCcaataaattttttcatataatttaaagttaacttgCACATTGATTTAGTGATGTCGAttatgtaaagtttttaaGCACGgattttaagttacttttgtttATAGAATTTAGGCTTTTATTTAGTGTAAAGTTTCTTACATTAGCACACTATTTCTTTTGACTTACTATAGCAgagtttcaataatttttgtattatttccaGTACTGCTGTTCATGTTGGGCGTGCATAGGAAGGTGATAGCGCCCAGTATAATAACGGCTCGCACTCGTTCCgttttaaatgatttcaacATGTCCTGTGATGAAACTGGCAAGTTAATTCTAAAGCCGAGACCTGCTAATAATTAATTGGCAATCGTAAcaaagttttgtaaatattatctaagtattaaatattttgtaaatttattaaataaataaaacacaatttattagagatactaattaaagttttattattttataactttggtgtatttattatatacaataaataaaattataacatacaatAGGTCATTTGTATGGCCTATAACCGaagatgttattaaatattggtAAATTATATAGgattaacatttctttttctattggaagtaaattttttagttaaaaaaagtacacaaaattttactataatactttttaaagtaGTATACACTTAGGAAAacatctaaaatttatttaaatgcaaatgcgTAGTTAAATACATCAGATAAACTGATTATTTTTAGCTGTTAGGTGCAGCTGGTGTCAACTGTCTAGTTCAAATTGTCACATTTTCACAACAGATGTTAGAAATTCAACACTTTTTTAACGTcaattttaaaccaaaatatGTGATATTAACCCAAGtgtatactttaaatatacttttataatataataaatgaatcTAATAATTGTGCTTGACTAATATTGactacaagtaacttttttaacgCATTCTAAATCGCTACAATTATAAAGCCAAAGTTTCTCTAGTGTATTATCACTTTCGtccatttaaacataattttagacTCGGCTTGGAGTGTATAATCCAAATaccattcattattttttttaatgttgtttataaaaatagacatGTCTTTGGGCAGTGTTGGGTTTcggatttaattattacaattcattatttattacatttagtttttataacgCAAGATGGCAACTCAGAAATATTCCATGCATATTTACGTTCCATTTCaccaattaatttaacaagtttttaaaaatatttctgtgtttttaatcaaatcaaCCATTTGATCTTAAactgttaatataataattgggTATTAAATTACGAttcgtaaaaattatattttttgcatgTAATGGAATATTTCGGAACTGTCAAATCATTACATTAATCCGAGTTTAATATCTAATCGTATGTAAATGCAACTTGGAGAATAATTAGTAGAGATTGACAATGAAATCAACAgccattgttaaaattatgaagATACATCAACAAGATTAAAATTACCTAATCTACAAAATAACCTATAATTTTGTGCCAACTGTGCAATTGATACATTTTCTAACCATactaaattcactaaaaagatACATTAAACATCTAAACACTAATGATTCATTGTGCAAAAGTGTATGAAAACGACAATCAAATTCGAATATTCATAGgagaaatagaatttttataaataaatttaataactttttcgAAAGTTCTAGAAGCGGACAGATTATAAaggaacaaaaaaatctcaacaaatttatattgaagAGTTCTGTATTCGATCtgcttaatattaattttctaaaaatggaaaacaaaactaaaaaatgaatcaattaaaaaagattgttTTCGTTTCACTTTGTGCGCATGAAGCGGCTGTTTCTAAGTTAACcactaatttattaacttacttcaatattaaataactcatatatcatataacattattatctatcaattattattataacttttaaattatacatagttaataataaaacattatataaaaattccatTCAAAATCACAATAATATGTCGAAGGCAGTGGTACAATCATgcacaaatgtaaaatgtaacaagtCAATATTCAATGTATCGAaaggattttaatttatattatattcaatttggtatattttaagcctcattaaaaaacacaaatactTTTGATTGAGTTTAAAGATTAAGATGttatcactttttttaaacttttttggaACAAATAGTGATACTAAAGTTTTCACATATGTGTCATAATAATGCCATAATAGGGCAACAATAACATGACACAATTGTCtacttaattaatacattaacaattgtgaaatatttgaatatgaaCAAAGttaaatgacatttatttaatcaagGATATAGATCAGTTTCTCCCAAaatgggcgataacgcccccttgggggcgtttgaaacctaggagggggcaataaggggcccaaaaaacggggggcattgaaattaattaaagtaatgaaattgtggtttttaagttttaggacTGAATAAAacttagggggctctgaaatataattgattttcaaagggggcggtgaaagaaataagtttgacaatcactgataTAGACCGATAAGTCACAGTAAATTATAACAGCTTTCTAGTGCCCCTTATCAATGTTTAAAAGTGTTAGGACGTCCTTTTATTGAAGCTATCTtgtcttttttactttacagaACTAACCGCAATAATAAGCGCTTTTTCCaccagatatccttgtttgactatatgcatttaataaagataGAGTCGTGCAtgaatatagattaaaaaagtgtatgaaaattatacaacaatatagagaatttgaattaacaataagtgaaaattattaattattaaagaagTTAATGCAGAATAATAATCTCGTGTTCTAAAATTGTAACTAACAATAAACTTCTGTTAATTTTGTCTTAACAAAGACTCGTCAGAAGCATTATAGTTcatatttagatataataatagttaataatacttctagattattatttcttaatcgTCTCTTAGGATTTAATAGGTTAACACTAGCTTATAATTTGCGATTTGACTCGTTGATTGTGTGTTTTTTCATACATACACATTTCTTAACCTTGCACACGAGTGGGGGGAAAGGGAAAGATTTCTCATAAATAAACGTATGCAGGGAAAAAGATTTTGCTTTTAAAGCGGCCTCgtatcataaatataatctatatgtATTGAATTctataaactttatataattattttcaacatattttagttttcctATCTATAGTAGTTAACACAATGTAAGTTGTGACAATGTACTAAGTTACGACTACCCACAGAAACTTACAATTTTGgaacaacatttaaatatgacCAACCTTAatggttataaataattagaagAATACGACAGACTGGGTGGTTCCATCCACAATATTTTGATGGTTGGTAATACTTAACCGTGCAGTTTTCGCGAAATTTTCTGCATCGCACAGCCGCGTTGTAGAATGGTCTCTTATCGGCGGTATTTAAAAACcgttacgacttagggtccttcaaaaGCGAGCCTATCTTTTTCTCAAAGGTCGACAACTTtgcagttcctctggtattgcggatgtccatgagCGTCGATGTGTTccaaaaaatgtaatactattttttcGAAAGcagttgaaatttttaatttgaaactcaacattaataatttatgtattgtatTGACTTACATTGtgctatatatttacaatcaaTTCTTTACATCAATCTCACAAAATCACTTACACATACTCAATGGATGAAatgtaagttaatattaaatttaacatgttTCTCAACAGTGGAAACCGACTTTAAAACGGTTCTGGAACTAAGGAAAGTATTCTAATAGTATTTTGGTAGGAAAACGTTTGTATTAATGTCTTTATTTTCTAGAATATCCTAtttctatttgtaatttaactaaGCGTTGCTGTTTATTGTAAACCAAACGTTGATATTGCAGTATCGGAACATTTacatgacattttataatttttttttctctttctgAAAATACTGTGACATGtttttatgtgatttttttttatcagtgCGAATTCACGGCAAGGGATCAGCTTTCtgtgtgtaaattttttttcattaaattttccaCATTCGCTCTTCTTTCTACAAACTTATTtgtattgctttattttttaactgatATTTAGGTCTAATAGAAAGTCTAATAAATTCTGATTCTTTTGaggagttttttttagttatgttCTATTTTAGGAACTcgcgaatgtttatataacAATGATCTCTCATCTACAgagatttttgttaaatagtctgtaatttttaaagcagAAGAATCCACATGTTCTCTAAATGAAGGTTCAGTTATAAATTGATCT
Coding sequences:
- the LOC106718336 gene encoding enoyl-CoA delta isomerase 1, mitochondrial-like encodes the protein MCLIRRFLKYRKLWSPLTRSYTTQTPLVDLTVDDEGIATLTMQRPPANTFNLEYLHEITNSLNEISKQKVKGVVFTSAIPNIFSAGLDINEFNKPDLQRLENFWSNVQDLFTKVLSLDFATAAAVNGHAPAAGCLLSLACEYRAIVNGNYKIGLNEAALGIITTPWIQAVMYQVIPMKQAETALTTAKLFNVDEALQIGLIDEIASNKEDAIKRCKQYIRKFDKIPLRARALTKQRMRQTPIKILREQREEDIRMFVDIVMDPSVQDNLSDYVEKLKNKKKKV
- the LOC106718327 gene encoding enoyl-CoA delta isomerase 1, mitochondrial-like yields the protein MLFARHLVNTGKVLVPNIRTMASQSGPLVDLSVDKDGIAVLTMNRPPVNSLNLELLQEMSKSLDEVAKNKTKAMILTSSSPTVFSAGLDIMEMYKPDLKRAEQFWTTLQDVWLKLFGSNFITAAAINGHAPAGGCLLSMSCEYRAMVSGKYAIGLNETALGIVAPTWFMDTMCHTIPIRQAEYALTTAKMFSVEEALKVGLIDEAATDKADAIEKCKQFIKKFDKIPPLARAVTKQKIRQAPLARLQKNRQQDLEEFLGFLKNPVIQQGLEMYIQALKQKAAK
- the LOC106718328 gene encoding nuclear envelope phosphatase-regulatory subunit 1 homolog, translating into MSLEQTACDDLKAFERRLTEVIACLQPATMRWRILLAVVSICTAIAAWHWLTDPLTPVVSLTQSLWNHPFFAFTSTFLVLLFMLGVHRKVIAPSIITARTRSVLNDFNMSCDETGKLILKPRPANN